A stretch of Vigna angularis cultivar LongXiaoDou No.4 chromosome 4, ASM1680809v1, whole genome shotgun sequence DNA encodes these proteins:
- the LOC108331816 gene encoding uncharacterized protein LOC108331816 isoform X2: MSRSPSFSVRTEVSPSVDSESLQRWVVAFCVIRFDLEQGQLVEECYPQGCLSHDEELEIAYSSFPDSVSQHQNRSSIHDCIFFFRIRRFLTKSLDEKSVADSSNASKFLYGYVFNRQRQDERLKRGGEQKSVVILSYNPYSSVFRPLLQIVGPLFFDIGKKALEHIAAYVSKWPAPVPGKVMDLPIGNATLKVNLPPAHSLPLEGEVFFEEGASSMTPFVPNNQPVPQGLFHDSDLFGSFRGILLQLWLLWELLLIGEPILIIAPTPPQCCEAVASLVSLVAPLLCSVDFRPYFTIHDPVFARLNSIQEGEAFPPMILGVTNLFFLKALRNIPHIVSVGSPPPNSNRLTLTSRSTGRISGRPEGLGIQQLSLNKFSPSNLLSAVRLRRDGPLCLMTEHKEAIWSTYSATTKPDTSILNRLIDAGLSPRVEESMSVVNNEILRRHFLELTTNFLAPFSPYFRTSIPSEGFSPYIDPPSLPPFNADEFLASLSARGPGKFILKRMRSNWLDLYRRFLHGPNFMPWFKRRRAIAEQEQGRLWRQARMKSDIQQLISRLSELEIVDSFNVIERLLLREIQQSGRGGVDSMATCRKLKIDLQAVFHVLSKDMQQLLLSNPERASLLQGSLESPKLPGRPLIQVAVVSSTSPR, from the exons ATGAGTAGGTCTCCTTCGTTTTCAGTGAGAACAGAAGTGAGCCCGAGTGTTGATTCAGAATCATTGCAACGATGGGTTGTTGCCTTTTGTGTTATAAGGTTTGATCTTGAACAAGGCCAGCTTGTGGAAGAGTGTTATCCACAGGGTTGTCTTTCACACGATGAGGAGCTTGAAATTGCTTATAGTTCCTTTCCTGATTCCGTTTCACAGCACCAGAACCGATCTAGCATTCACGATTGTATCTTCTTTTTCCGAATTCGCCGGTTTCTTACGAAGTCATTAGATGAAAAGAGTGTTGCTGATAGTAGCAATGCTTCCAAATTCTTGTATGGTTATGTGTTCAATAGGCAGAGACAGGATGAGCGATTAAAGCGAGGCGGGGAGCAGAAGTCTGTTGTTATTTTGTCTTATAATCCTTATTCAAGTGTGTTTAGACCTTTGTTGCAAATTGTGGGCCCTTTGTTTTTTGACATTGGCAAGAAAGCTTTGGAGCATATTGCTGCTTATGTTTCTAAATGGCCTGCTCCTGTTCCTGGTAAGGTGATGGATCTTCCTATCGGAAATGCAACACTTAAAGTGAATTTGCCACCTGCTCACAGTTTGCCTTTGGAAGGTGAAGTTTTTTTTGAAGAGGGTGCTTCTTCTATGACACCCTTTGTTCCAAATAACCAGCCTGTCCCACAAGGTCTTTTTCATGATTCAGATCTTTTTGGTTCGTTCCGAGGGATTTTATTGCAGCTTTGGCTGTTGTGGGAGTTGTTACTCATTGGTGAACCTATTCTCATCATTGCTCCCACACCTCCCCAGTGTTGTGAGGCCGTAGCTAGTCTTGTGAGTTTGGTTGCTCCATTACTTTGCAGTGTTGATTTCCGGCCTTACTTTACCATTCATGATCCGGTCTTTGCACGCTTAAACTCAATCCAAGAAGGTGAAGCTTTCCCACCAATGATTTTAGGGGTGACAAACCTTTTCTTCCTCAAAGCTCTGCGTAACATCCCGCACATTGTCTCAGTTGGAAGTCCTCCTCCTAATTCAAACAGGCTTACTCTTACGAGTAGGTCCACTGGTAGAATTTCTGGCAGACCAGAAGGTCTTGGGATTCAACAACTTTCCTTAAATAAGTTCTCTCCTTCGAATTTATTGAGTGCAGTTAGATTGCGGAGAGATGGTCCTCTTTGTCTCATGACAGAACATAAGGAGGCCATTTGGAGTACCTATTCTGCCACAACGAAGCCAGATACTTCTATCCTGAATAGGCTTATAGATGCTGGGTTGTCACCTAGAGTTGAGGAGTCAATGTCTGTTGTGAACAATGAGATACTACGGAGACACTTCTTGGAGCTCACTACTAACTTTTTGGCTCCTTTTAGCCCATATTTTAGGACATCAATACCATCAGAAGGATTTTCTCCTTATATAGACCCTCCTTCTCTACCTCCATTCAATGCTGATGAATTTCTTGCAAGTTTATCAGCAAGAGGTCCAGGGAAGTTTATATTAAAGCGAATGAGATCTAATTGGCTTGACTTGTACAG GCGATTCCTACATGGACCCAACTTTATGCCATGGTTTAAGAGGAGGCGTGCTATTGCTGAACAGGAGCAAGGTAGATTATGGAGGCAAGCCAGAATGAAATCTGATATCCAACAGCTTATTTCTAGACTGTCTGAATTGGAAATTGTGGATTCATTCAATGTTATAGAGAGACTTCTCCTCAGAGAAATACAG CAATCTGGAAGGGGTGGTGTTGATTCCATGGCAACCTGTCGAAAACTAAAGATAGACCTTCAGGCTGTTTTCCACGTGCTTTCAAAGGACATGCAGCAACTATTGCTTTCAAATCCTGAAAGGGCATCTCTTCTTCAAGGAAGTCTGGAGTCACCAAAACTCCCAGGGCGTCCCCTCATACAAGTTGCGGTTGTGTCTTCTACATCACCCCGGTAA
- the LOC108331816 gene encoding uncharacterized protein LOC108331816 isoform X1 produces the protein MSRSPSFSVRTEVSPSVDSESLQRWVVAFCVIRFDLEQGQLVEECYPQGCLSHDEELEIAYSSFPDSVSQHQNRSSIHDCIFFFRIRRFLTKSLDEKSVADSSNASKFLYGYVFNRQRQDERLKRGGEQKSVVILSYNPYSSVFRPLLQIVGPLFFDIGKKALEHIAAYVSKWPAPVPGKVMDLPIGNATLKVNLPPAHSLPLEGEVFFEEGASSMTPFVPNNQPVPQGLFHDSDLFGSFRGILLQLWLLWELLLIGEPILIIAPTPPQCCEAVASLVSLVAPLLCSVDFRPYFTIHDPVFARLNSIQEGEAFPPMILGVTNLFFLKALRNIPHIVSVGSPPPNSNRLTLTSRSTGRISGRPEGLGIQQLSLNKFSPSNLLSAVRLRRDGPLCLMTEHKEAIWSTYSATTKPDTSILNRLIDAGLSPRVEESMSVVNNEILRRHFLELTTNFLAPFSPYFRTSIPSEGFSPYIDPPSLPPFNADEFLASLSARGPGKFILKRMRSNWLDLYRRFLHGPNFMPWFKRRRAIAEQEQGRLWRQARMKSDIQQLISRLSELEIVDSFNVIERLLLREIQLQQSGRGGVDSMATCRKLKIDLQAVFHVLSKDMQQLLLSNPERASLLQGSLESPKLPGRPLIQVAVVSSTSPR, from the exons ATGAGTAGGTCTCCTTCGTTTTCAGTGAGAACAGAAGTGAGCCCGAGTGTTGATTCAGAATCATTGCAACGATGGGTTGTTGCCTTTTGTGTTATAAGGTTTGATCTTGAACAAGGCCAGCTTGTGGAAGAGTGTTATCCACAGGGTTGTCTTTCACACGATGAGGAGCTTGAAATTGCTTATAGTTCCTTTCCTGATTCCGTTTCACAGCACCAGAACCGATCTAGCATTCACGATTGTATCTTCTTTTTCCGAATTCGCCGGTTTCTTACGAAGTCATTAGATGAAAAGAGTGTTGCTGATAGTAGCAATGCTTCCAAATTCTTGTATGGTTATGTGTTCAATAGGCAGAGACAGGATGAGCGATTAAAGCGAGGCGGGGAGCAGAAGTCTGTTGTTATTTTGTCTTATAATCCTTATTCAAGTGTGTTTAGACCTTTGTTGCAAATTGTGGGCCCTTTGTTTTTTGACATTGGCAAGAAAGCTTTGGAGCATATTGCTGCTTATGTTTCTAAATGGCCTGCTCCTGTTCCTGGTAAGGTGATGGATCTTCCTATCGGAAATGCAACACTTAAAGTGAATTTGCCACCTGCTCACAGTTTGCCTTTGGAAGGTGAAGTTTTTTTTGAAGAGGGTGCTTCTTCTATGACACCCTTTGTTCCAAATAACCAGCCTGTCCCACAAGGTCTTTTTCATGATTCAGATCTTTTTGGTTCGTTCCGAGGGATTTTATTGCAGCTTTGGCTGTTGTGGGAGTTGTTACTCATTGGTGAACCTATTCTCATCATTGCTCCCACACCTCCCCAGTGTTGTGAGGCCGTAGCTAGTCTTGTGAGTTTGGTTGCTCCATTACTTTGCAGTGTTGATTTCCGGCCTTACTTTACCATTCATGATCCGGTCTTTGCACGCTTAAACTCAATCCAAGAAGGTGAAGCTTTCCCACCAATGATTTTAGGGGTGACAAACCTTTTCTTCCTCAAAGCTCTGCGTAACATCCCGCACATTGTCTCAGTTGGAAGTCCTCCTCCTAATTCAAACAGGCTTACTCTTACGAGTAGGTCCACTGGTAGAATTTCTGGCAGACCAGAAGGTCTTGGGATTCAACAACTTTCCTTAAATAAGTTCTCTCCTTCGAATTTATTGAGTGCAGTTAGATTGCGGAGAGATGGTCCTCTTTGTCTCATGACAGAACATAAGGAGGCCATTTGGAGTACCTATTCTGCCACAACGAAGCCAGATACTTCTATCCTGAATAGGCTTATAGATGCTGGGTTGTCACCTAGAGTTGAGGAGTCAATGTCTGTTGTGAACAATGAGATACTACGGAGACACTTCTTGGAGCTCACTACTAACTTTTTGGCTCCTTTTAGCCCATATTTTAGGACATCAATACCATCAGAAGGATTTTCTCCTTATATAGACCCTCCTTCTCTACCTCCATTCAATGCTGATGAATTTCTTGCAAGTTTATCAGCAAGAGGTCCAGGGAAGTTTATATTAAAGCGAATGAGATCTAATTGGCTTGACTTGTACAG GCGATTCCTACATGGACCCAACTTTATGCCATGGTTTAAGAGGAGGCGTGCTATTGCTGAACAGGAGCAAGGTAGATTATGGAGGCAAGCCAGAATGAAATCTGATATCCAACAGCTTATTTCTAGACTGTCTGAATTGGAAATTGTGGATTCATTCAATGTTATAGAGAGACTTCTCCTCAGAGAAATACAG CTGCAGCAATCTGGAAGGGGTGGTGTTGATTCCATGGCAACCTGTCGAAAACTAAAGATAGACCTTCAGGCTGTTTTCCACGTGCTTTCAAAGGACATGCAGCAACTATTGCTTTCAAATCCTGAAAGGGCATCTCTTCTTCAAGGAAGTCTGGAGTCACCAAAACTCCCAGGGCGTCCCCTCATACAAGTTGCGGTTGTGTCTTCTACATCACCCCGGTAA
- the LOC108331100 gene encoding glucan endo-1,3-beta-glucosidase 8 yields the protein MVGNCGDLVAFSFVFLTVVSGGSAWVGVNWGTMATHQIPPEKVVKMLKENGFTKLKLFDADELIMAALMGTDIQVMLAIPNNMLEKISNTPKAADHWVYENVTSYFFNGGVKIKYVAVGNEPFLKAYNGTFAKKTLPALKNIQTSLNKAGLSSKVKITVPFNADIYYSPDSNPVPSAGDFRPEMRDLTIEIIQFLYANNAPFTVNIYPFLSLYFNENFPLDFAFFDGKSKPLRDGKALYTNVFDANLDTLLWALDKAGYPDMEVLIGEIGWPTDGDKNANAKSARRFNFGLLKHALSGKGTPKRKGTIDLYLFSLIDENIKSVAPGNFERHWGVFEFDGKPKYELDLTGQHKEKGLIPVEGIKYLQKRWCILNPDVTDFDGLAGSIDYACTFSDCTSLGYGSSCNYLSLQGNASYAFNMYYQVNNQQGWSCDFSSLATITQKDPSQSGCQFPVMIASSSSLLLLLHEGLLCILKKALEVYIFVMILF from the exons ATGGTTGGAAATTGTGGTGATCTAGTGGcattttcttttgtcttcttGACCGTGGTTTCCGGTGGGTCTGCATGGGTTGGCGTGAACTGGGGAACCATGGCAACGCACCAAATTCCCCCCGAGAAGGTGGTGAAGATGCTCAAGGAAAATGGGTTCACCAAATTGAAGCTCTTTGATGCGGATGAACTCATTATGGCAGCTCTTATGGGGACCGATATCCAAGTCATGCTCGCAATACCCAACAACATGCTGGAAAAGATAAGTAACACTCCTAAAGCCGCAGATCATTGGGTCTATGAAAATGTCACCTCTTACTTCTTCAATGGTGGCGTCAAAATCAA GTATGTTGCTGTGGGTAATGAGCCTTTCCTTAAAGCATATAATGGTACCTTTGCGAAGAAAACGCTGCCAGCCCTGAAGAATATACAGACATCACTTAATAAAGCCGGGTTGAGTTCAAAGGTCAAAATCACTGTTCCATTCAATGCTGATATTTACTATTCACCTGATTCAAATCCAGTTCCATCAGCTGGTGACTTCAGGCCTGAAATGAGAGACCTCACCATTGAGATAATCCAGTTCTTGTATGCAAACAATGCACCTTTTACAGTTAATATCTACCCTTTCCTTAGTCTTTATTTCAACGAAAATTTCCCTTTGGATTTTGCATTTTTTGATGGAAAAAGCAAGCCTCTCAGGGACGGTAAGGCACTTTACACCAAtgtgtttgatgcaaatctTGATACTCTTCTGTGGGCTTTAGACAAGGCAGGGTATCCTGACATGGAGGTATTGATTGGGGAAATTGGGTGGCCAACAGATGGTGATAAGAATGCTAATGCCAAGAGTGCAAGGAGGTTCAACTTTGGTTTGCTTAAACATGCTCTGAGTGGAAAGGGTACCCCTAAAAGGAAAGGAACAATTGACTTGTACCTGTTCAGCCTCATTGATGAGAACATCAAAAGTGTTGCTCCTGGGAACTTTGAGAGGCATTGGGGGGTTTTTGAGTTTGATGGGAAGCCAAAGTATGAATTAGACTTAACAGGTCAGCACAAGGAAAAAGGTCTTATCCCTGTGGAAGGTATAAAGTACCTGCAAAAGAGGTGGTGTATTTTGAATCCAGATGTTACTGACTTTGATGGTTTGGCTGGTAGCATTGACTATGCCTGTACCTTTTCTGATTGTACTTCCCTTGGTTATGGCTCTTCTTGTAATTATCTTAGTCTCCAAGGGAATGCATCTTATGCTTTCAATATGTATTATCAAGTAAATAACCAACAGGGTTGGAGCTGTGATTTCTCTAGTTTGGCTACCATAACACAGAAGGATCCATCACAGAGTGGCTGCCAATTTCCCGTGATGATAGCTAGCAGTTCATctttgctgctgctgctgcatgAAGGACTTTTATGTATCCTAAAGAAAGCATTGGAGGTTTATATTTTcgttatgattttgttttag